In one Parageobacillus genomosp. 1 genomic region, the following are encoded:
- the uvrC gene encoding excinuclease ABC subunit UvrC, whose protein sequence is MHDHLKEKLAVLPEQPGCYLMKDKNGTVIYVGKAKVLKNRVRSYFTGTHDGKTLRLVNEIADFEYIVTSSNIEALILEMNLIKKYDPKYNVMLKGDNSYPFIKITAEKHPRLIITRKVKKDGGKYFGPYPHVQAANETKKLLDRIYPLRKCSTMPNRVCLYYHMGQCLAPCVYPVSEQQNKEIVEQIVRFLNGGYKEVKEELAKKMIKAAEALEFERAKEYRDQIAHIEATMEKQKMTMNDFVDRDVFGYAYDKGWMCVQVFFIRQGKLIERGASMFPMYQDPDEELLTFLGQFYSKANHFKPKEVILPVDIDGELAEQLLEVTVVQPKRGKKKELVDLASKNAAIALKEKFYLIERDEERTIKAVENLGKILGIPTPHRIEAFDNSNIHGADPVSAMVVFIDGKPEKKEYRKYKVKTVEGPDDYESMREVVRRRYTRVLKEGLPLPDLIIIDGGKGHLAAVRDVLENELGLDIPLAGLAKDDKHRTSELIMGDPPQVVPLERNSQEFYLLQRIQDEVHRFAVTFHRQTRGKTMFHSVLDDIPGVGEKRKKALLKHFGSIKNMKEATVEELQKANIPRPVAEKIYKKLRE, encoded by the coding sequence ATGCATGATCACTTAAAAGAAAAATTAGCCGTGCTTCCGGAGCAGCCGGGATGTTATTTGATGAAGGATAAAAACGGCACAGTGATATACGTCGGAAAGGCAAAAGTGCTGAAAAACCGCGTGCGCTCGTATTTTACCGGCACGCACGACGGAAAAACGCTGCGGCTTGTCAACGAAATTGCCGATTTCGAATATATTGTCACTTCTTCGAACATTGAAGCGCTCATTTTGGAAATGAACTTAATTAAAAAGTACGATCCGAAATATAATGTCATGCTTAAGGGCGACAATAGTTATCCGTTTATTAAGATTACCGCCGAGAAGCATCCTCGCTTAATCATTACGCGAAAAGTGAAAAAAGACGGCGGAAAATATTTCGGACCGTATCCGCATGTACAGGCGGCAAACGAAACGAAGAAACTGTTAGACCGCATTTATCCGCTGCGCAAATGCTCGACCATGCCGAACCGCGTTTGTTTATATTACCATATGGGACAATGTCTTGCGCCGTGCGTGTATCCGGTGTCCGAACAGCAAAATAAAGAAATCGTTGAACAAATCGTTCGCTTTTTAAACGGTGGGTATAAAGAAGTAAAAGAAGAGCTCGCGAAAAAGATGATAAAAGCGGCTGAAGCGCTCGAATTCGAACGGGCGAAAGAATACCGTGACCAAATCGCCCATATTGAGGCAACGATGGAAAAGCAGAAGATGACCATGAACGATTTTGTTGATCGCGATGTGTTCGGTTATGCCTATGACAAAGGTTGGATGTGTGTACAAGTATTTTTCATTCGTCAGGGAAAACTGATTGAACGCGGTGCATCGATGTTTCCGATGTATCAAGACCCCGATGAGGAATTGCTGACGTTTTTAGGACAGTTTTATTCAAAAGCGAACCACTTTAAACCGAAAGAAGTCATTTTGCCTGTTGACATTGACGGCGAGCTTGCTGAACAGCTGCTAGAAGTAACGGTCGTTCAGCCGAAAAGAGGTAAGAAAAAAGAACTGGTTGATTTGGCGAGCAAAAACGCGGCAATTGCTTTGAAAGAAAAATTTTACTTAATTGAGCGGGACGAAGAACGAACGATCAAAGCGGTAGAAAACTTAGGAAAAATATTAGGGATTCCGACGCCGCATCGCATTGAGGCGTTTGACAATTCCAATATTCATGGAGCTGATCCTGTTTCGGCGATGGTTGTCTTTATCGATGGAAAGCCGGAGAAAAAAGAGTATCGAAAATATAAAGTCAAAACGGTAGAAGGACCGGATGACTATGAATCGATGCGCGAGGTGGTAAGAAGACGTTATACTCGCGTGCTAAAAGAAGGCCTCCCTCTTCCCGATCTGATTATTATTGACGGAGGAAAAGGGCATTTAGCTGCGGTAAGGGATGTGCTTGAAAACGAATTAGGACTTGATATTCCGCTCGCTGGGCTTGCAAAAGACGACAAGCATCGCACATCCGAGTTAATCATGGGAGATCCGCCGCAAGTCGTTCCATTAGAGCGAAACAGTCAAGAGTTTTATTTATTGCAGCGCATTCAAGACGAGGTGCATCGGTTTGCGGTTACATTTCACCGGCAAACGCGTGGAAAAACGATGTTTCATTCTGTGTTAGATGACATTCCTGGCGTTGGGGAAAAACGAAAAAAAGCGTTATTAAAGCATTTCGGGTCCATTAAAAACATGAAAGAAGCAACGGTCGAAGAATTGCAAAAAGCGAACATTCCGCGCCCTGTTGCCGAAAAAATTTATAAGAAATTGCGGGAGTAG
- a CDS encoding aspartate kinase: MGIIVQKFGGTSVGSIERIQHVANRVIEEVQKGNDVVVVVSAMGKTTDELVNLAKQISNHPSKREMDMLLSTGEQVSIALLAMSLHEKGYKAVSLTGWQAGITTEEMHGNARIMNIDTTRIRRCLDEGAIVIVAGFQGVTETGEITTLGRGGSDTTAVALAAALKAEKCDIYTDVTGVFTTDPRYVKTARKIKEISYDEMLELANLGAGVLHPRAVEFAKNYEVPLEVRSSMENERGTMVKEEVSMEQHLIVRGIAFEDQVTRVTVDGIENSLHALPTIFTALANRGINVDIIIQNATNSETASVSFSIRTEDLPETLQVLQALEGADVHYESGLAKVSIVGSGMISNPGVAARVFEVLADQGIEIKMVSTSEIKISTVIDEKYMVSAVEELHEAFGLAEEAAAVRS, from the coding sequence ATGGGAATTATCGTACAAAAATTTGGCGGAACGTCTGTTGGTTCCATCGAAAGAATTCAACATGTGGCGAATCGGGTGATTGAGGAAGTCCAAAAGGGAAATGACGTTGTCGTTGTTGTTTCGGCAATGGGAAAAACGACCGATGAGCTTGTCAACTTAGCGAAACAAATTTCCAATCATCCTAGCAAGCGGGAAATGGATATGCTTCTTTCGACGGGAGAACAAGTGAGCATTGCGCTTCTTGCAATGTCGCTTCATGAAAAAGGATATAAAGCTGTTTCGTTGACAGGATGGCAAGCGGGAATTACGACGGAAGAAATGCACGGCAATGCCCGCATTATGAACATAGATACAACGAGAATCCGCCGCTGCCTTGACGAAGGGGCGATTGTGATCGTTGCTGGGTTTCAAGGAGTGACGGAAACAGGGGAGATCACCACGCTCGGCCGTGGCGGTTCTGATACGACGGCGGTGGCGCTGGCTGCGGCGTTAAAAGCAGAGAAGTGCGATATTTATACGGACGTAACCGGCGTGTTTACGACCGACCCACGTTATGTAAAAACAGCAAGAAAAATAAAAGAGATTTCCTATGATGAAATGCTTGAGTTAGCCAATTTAGGGGCAGGAGTATTGCATCCGCGCGCCGTTGAATTTGCGAAAAACTATGAAGTGCCGCTGGAAGTGCGTTCGAGCATGGAAAACGAAAGAGGAACGATGGTAAAGGAGGAAGTTTCGATGGAGCAGCATTTAATCGTACGGGGAATTGCATTTGAAGATCAAGTAACGAGAGTGACAGTGGATGGAATCGAAAATAGTTTACATGCATTGCCGACCATTTTTACGGCGCTTGCCAATCGTGGCATCAATGTAGATATTATTATTCAAAATGCGACGAATTCCGAAACAGCGTCTGTTTCTTTTTCGATTCGCACGGAAGATTTGCCGGAAACGCTTCAAGTGCTGCAAGCGCTGGAAGGCGCCGACGTTCACTATGAAAGCGGCTTGGCGAAAGTATCGATCGTTGGCTCTGGCATGATTTCAAATCCGGGGGTGGCGGCGCGCGTGTTTGAAGTATTGGCGGATCAAGGAATTGAAATCAAAATGGTCAGCACATCAGAAATTAAAATTTCCACGGTCATTGACGAAAAATATATGGTTTCGGCCGTCGAGGAGCTTCACGAAGCATTCGGGCTTGCCGAAGAAGCGGCAGCGGTGCGCTCGTAA
- a CDS encoding FTR1 family protein has product MEVQALLITFREALEALLIVGIITSYLKRVDHQEYTKYVWLGAGLAVLASFGVAILFQVVFTGFAAMGSETYLKIGIMFVSAILLTQMVFWMAEHSRNMKKSVEGKMDQFITTGNVVGMVIHSFLVVLREGVETVFFFAAITHGNIGAAMHGWGAATGIAIAAIVSYLLFKGTMRVPLKTFFKVTGAFIVLIAAGLLVQGISMLQDLNIIGSVMPHVYDLTWLLPEHPIDYEHYLRDHGVAPVFSGEVGVFLKALFGYSSMPSLEEVIAYIGYFVVIYLLVTNRNTNKKNVEQTKTIVQALEPKTKKVM; this is encoded by the coding sequence ATGGAAGTTCAAGCGCTGTTAATTACGTTTCGCGAAGCGCTCGAAGCGCTGCTGATTGTCGGGATTATTACGTCTTATTTAAAGCGCGTTGACCACCAAGAATATACGAAGTACGTCTGGCTTGGTGCTGGCTTGGCGGTTTTAGCGAGCTTTGGTGTCGCGATTCTTTTCCAAGTCGTGTTCACTGGATTTGCCGCGATGGGAAGCGAAACGTATTTAAAGATCGGCATTATGTTTGTTTCGGCGATTTTGCTGACACAAATGGTCTTTTGGATGGCCGAACATAGCCGTAATATGAAAAAAAGCGTCGAAGGAAAAATGGACCAATTTATTACGACCGGCAATGTCGTTGGAATGGTCATCCATTCGTTTTTAGTCGTGCTCCGTGAAGGTGTCGAAACGGTCTTTTTCTTTGCCGCGATTACCCACGGAAACATCGGTGCGGCGATGCACGGATGGGGAGCGGCGACAGGAATTGCGATTGCGGCGATCGTCAGCTACCTTCTCTTCAAAGGAACGATGCGCGTCCCGCTAAAGACGTTCTTTAAAGTTACCGGAGCGTTCATCGTATTGATTGCGGCGGGGCTGCTTGTGCAAGGCATTTCCATGCTCCAAGATTTAAATATCATCGGCAGCGTGATGCCGCATGTATATGATTTAACATGGTTGCTTCCGGAACACCCGATTGATTATGAACATTATCTTCGTGATCACGGCGTCGCGCCTGTCTTTTCCGGAGAGGTGGGCGTGTTTTTAAAAGCACTCTTTGGCTATTCGTCCATGCCATCGCTGGAAGAAGTCATCGCCTATATTGGATATTTTGTCGTGATTTATTTATTAGTTACAAACCGTAATACAAATAAGAAAAATGTCGAGCAAACAAAAACCATCGTTCAAGCGCTTGAACCAAAAACGAAAAAGGTGATGTAA
- the sdhA gene encoding succinate dehydrogenase flavoprotein subunit, with product MKKGKIIVVGGGLAGLMATIKIAEAGVPVELFSLVPVKRSHSVCAQGGINGAVNTKGEGDSPWEHFDDTVYGGDFLANQPPVKAMCEAAPSIIYMLDRMGVMFNRTPEGLLDFRRFGGTQHHRTAYAGATTGQQILYALDEQVRRHEVAGLVTKYEGWEFLGVVLDDEQICRGIVAQDLKSMEIKAFPADAVIMATGGPGVIFGKSTNSIINTGSAASIVYQQGAYYANGEFIQIHPTAIPGDDKLRLMSESARGEGGRVWTYKDGKPWYFLEEKYPAYGNLVPRDIAAREIFHVCVDLKLGINGENMVYLDLSHKDPKELDVKLGGIIEIYEKFMGEDPRKVPMKVFPAVHYSMGGLWVDYDQMTNIKGLFAAGECDYSIHGANRLGANSLLSAIFGGMVAGPNAVRYIRGLEKSSDAMPSSLYDRYVKQEEERWNNILSMDGTENAYVLHKELGEWMTANVTIVRYNDKLLKTDEKIQELLERYKNISVTDTSKWSNQGATFIRQLYNMLQLARVITLGAYNRNESRGAHYKPEFPERNDEEWLKTTMARYTPDGPAFHYEDVDVSLIKPRKRDYSKKKEEVK from the coding sequence ATGAAAAAAGGAAAAATCATAGTAGTTGGCGGCGGTCTAGCTGGTCTAATGGCAACAATTAAAATCGCAGAAGCAGGGGTTCCTGTAGAATTGTTCTCGCTTGTGCCTGTAAAGCGGTCTCACTCTGTCTGTGCGCAAGGCGGGATTAACGGCGCGGTAAATACAAAAGGGGAAGGCGATTCTCCTTGGGAACATTTTGACGATACCGTATACGGCGGCGACTTTTTGGCGAACCAGCCTCCAGTAAAAGCGATGTGTGAGGCAGCGCCGAGCATCATTTATATGCTTGACCGCATGGGAGTCATGTTCAACCGTACTCCTGAAGGGTTGCTCGATTTCCGTCGCTTTGGTGGAACACAGCACCACCGTACTGCCTACGCAGGAGCAACGACAGGCCAGCAAATTTTGTATGCGCTTGATGAACAAGTGCGTCGCCATGAAGTAGCTGGGCTTGTAACGAAATATGAAGGATGGGAATTTTTAGGTGTTGTCTTAGACGACGAACAAATTTGCCGCGGCATTGTCGCACAAGACTTAAAGTCAATGGAAATTAAAGCGTTTCCTGCGGACGCAGTCATTATGGCGACAGGCGGGCCGGGAGTCATTTTCGGCAAATCGACGAACTCCATCATCAATACCGGTTCGGCCGCATCGATCGTCTATCAACAAGGTGCATATTATGCAAACGGAGAGTTTATCCAAATTCACCCGACGGCGATTCCGGGAGACGATAAATTACGTTTAATGAGTGAATCTGCCCGTGGTGAGGGCGGAAGAGTCTGGACGTATAAAGACGGAAAGCCGTGGTACTTCCTTGAAGAAAAATATCCGGCTTACGGAAACCTTGTCCCTCGTGATATTGCTGCCCGGGAAATTTTCCATGTCTGCGTCGACTTGAAGCTTGGCATCAACGGCGAAAACATGGTATATCTTGATCTTTCCCATAAAGATCCGAAAGAGCTCGATGTCAAACTAGGCGGTATTATCGAAATTTATGAGAAATTTATGGGCGAAGATCCTCGCAAAGTGCCGATGAAAGTATTCCCGGCTGTACACTATTCGATGGGCGGCTTATGGGTCGATTATGATCAAATGACAAACATTAAAGGATTGTTCGCCGCTGGTGAGTGCGATTATTCGATTCACGGTGCGAACCGTCTTGGGGCTAACTCCTTATTATCAGCGATTTTCGGTGGTATGGTCGCTGGTCCAAACGCGGTTCGGTATATTCGTGGCTTAGAAAAATCATCCGATGCAATGCCATCGTCGTTATACGACCGTTACGTAAAACAGGAAGAAGAGCGTTGGAACAACATCTTGTCCATGGATGGAACAGAAAACGCATATGTGCTTCATAAAGAACTTGGCGAATGGATGACAGCAAACGTGACGATCGTCCGCTACAATGATAAGCTGTTGAAGACAGACGAAAAAATTCAAGAACTGCTCGAGCGCTATAAAAATATCAGCGTAACCGATACATCCAAATGGAGCAACCAAGGAGCGACATTTATCCGCCAGTTGTACAACATGCTTCAACTCGCTCGCGTTATTACATTAGGCGCATACAACCGTAATGAAAGCCGCGGTGCGCACTATAAACCAGAGTTTCCGGAGCGCAATGACGAGGAATGGCTCAAAACAACGATGGCTCGCTACACTCCGGATGGCCCAGCGTTCCATTACGAAGATGTCGATGTATCGTTAATTAAGCCACGTAAACGCGACTACTCGAAAAAGAAAGAGGAAGTGAAATAG
- a CDS encoding YslB family protein gives MKLPTLEEQYKTLENIAISAFGTELIRQILLPELLGKETASILYWAGKSLARRFPLETVSDIITFFEKAGWGTLSIVEERKDELHVELSGAIIDARLALHEHCTFQLEAGFLAQQIEQQKRLVTEAFEQQKKRPNKVLIIIKWDRKQEIE, from the coding sequence GTGAAACTGCCAACACTAGAAGAACAATATAAAACATTAGAAAACATTGCTATTTCTGCATTCGGTACGGAACTCATTCGGCAAATTCTCCTTCCGGAATTGTTAGGAAAAGAAACCGCCAGCATTTTATACTGGGCCGGAAAAAGTTTAGCGCGCCGCTTCCCGCTCGAAACGGTGTCCGATATCATTACTTTTTTTGAAAAAGCTGGCTGGGGAACACTGTCCATTGTTGAAGAACGCAAAGACGAACTTCATGTGGAGCTGTCCGGCGCTATTATTGACGCGCGGCTTGCCCTTCATGAACATTGTACCTTCCAGCTCGAAGCAGGATTTCTCGCCCAACAAATCGAGCAACAAAAGCGCCTCGTCACCGAAGCATTCGAACAACAGAAAAAGCGGCCAAATAAAGTACTCATTATCATTAAATGGGACCGCAAACAAGAGATAGAATAA
- a CDS encoding nucleoporin-interacting protein, which yields MKHFLGNKRFLSYFSFIMLASLFLLEIYYASPYAATWDQVDFALALDRYDLLAMQPHFPGYPYLVLGGMFIHVFVGNPAKALSVFNAIALFSATIPIVLLLKKHFPTSMSLFISALLQSASYIMVIAGQPMSDGAALAVLWWYFWSIELARKRDAWWIQLLPLALFSLLMGIRLSYAPFAVAVLFLWYEDWKKHRNVRRIICFLTAAVFFQFIWITAVAVAEGSFQSFFKLALSFTSGHFEKWGGTAASGGQPLWERVIYFFFYNILWTGIASQNVILLFLYMVVWTVIWRSRKSPFPRWFLVSGFVYFLWALFAQNIEKPRHILPLVHLVLLYGWICFVRNHMSMYRWSLAMVVLAVQFVTGTWHMREQALQLPATYQLAYDLQNSKEKFVLYTWEETRVLQYLDVDFPHKDVLHFSFFLQDKENYQHAKIYMTDHVVKGFRAQGVSLAGHLRRVKTYRSSTLADPVYGNITLYEWMN from the coding sequence ATGAAACATTTTCTAGGAAATAAACGATTTTTGTCATATTTTAGTTTCATTATGTTAGCAAGTTTGTTCTTGCTGGAAATATACTATGCGAGTCCTTATGCGGCGACATGGGATCAAGTCGATTTTGCCTTGGCGTTAGACCGTTATGATTTATTGGCCATGCAGCCGCATTTTCCGGGCTATCCGTATTTAGTGTTAGGCGGCATGTTTATTCATGTGTTTGTTGGCAATCCGGCAAAAGCGCTATCTGTCTTTAATGCCATTGCATTGTTTTCGGCAACGATTCCGATCGTTCTTCTGTTAAAAAAGCATTTCCCGACTTCCATGTCATTGTTCATTAGCGCGCTCCTCCAATCGGCAAGCTATATCATGGTGATTGCCGGCCAGCCGATGTCGGACGGCGCGGCACTGGCGGTGCTGTGGTGGTATTTTTGGTCCATCGAATTGGCAAGAAAGCGCGATGCATGGTGGATACAGCTGCTTCCGCTTGCCTTGTTCAGCCTGTTAATGGGAATCCGTTTGTCGTATGCTCCATTTGCGGTGGCGGTTTTGTTTTTATGGTACGAAGATTGGAAAAAACATCGCAACGTCCGCCGAATCATTTGCTTTTTGACAGCGGCTGTCTTTTTCCAATTTATTTGGATCACAGCGGTCGCGGTGGCGGAAGGAAGTTTTCAATCCTTTTTCAAACTGGCTCTCTCATTTACGAGCGGCCATTTCGAGAAATGGGGAGGAACAGCGGCAAGCGGCGGGCAGCCGTTATGGGAGCGAGTGATTTATTTTTTCTTTTATAATATTTTATGGACAGGGATAGCAAGTCAAAACGTGATCCTGCTTTTTTTGTATATGGTTGTATGGACAGTGATATGGCGGTCAAGAAAGTCTCCGTTTCCGCGCTGGTTTCTTGTTTCTGGATTTGTTTATTTTCTTTGGGCGTTATTTGCGCAAAATATTGAGAAACCGCGGCACATTCTCCCGCTTGTTCATCTTGTTTTGTTGTACGGCTGGATTTGCTTTGTCCGCAATCATATGTCTATGTACCGATGGAGCCTAGCGATGGTGGTGTTAGCCGTGCAATTCGTAACGGGGACATGGCATATGCGCGAGCAAGCATTACAGTTGCCGGCAACCTATCAGTTAGCGTATGATTTACAAAACAGCAAAGAGAAATTCGTTCTGTACACATGGGAAGAAACGCGTGTGCTACAATACCTAGATGTGGACTTTCCCCATAAGGATGTTTTGCACTTTTCATTTTTTTTACAAGACAAAGAGAACTATCAACATGCTAAAATTTATATGACTGACCATGTTGTGAAAGGATTTCGGGCGCAAGGAGTTTCCCTTGCCGGCCATTTGCGGAGAGTGAAAACATATCGTTCCAGCACGCTGGCAGATCCAGTATACGGAAACATTACGCTGTATGAATGGATGAATTAA
- a CDS encoding glycosyltransferase family 2 protein codes for MKEQKVIVFLPAYNEEQSIGEVIRKIPRHFHPCVDVKVLVIDDGSTDKTVAVAKEAGADYIYQMPENRGLGAAVRQGLRECLRLGADIGVMIDADNEYPAEQIPDLLAPIFEGEADYTMGSRFLGTIRGMKWHRRLGNYFFTFLQSLLLRTWIYDGQSGMRAFSRQAMEHAEIIHDYNYAQVLTLNLVRKGFRIKEVPIRYQVRTTGQSFIKFRAYVTAVLPAIWKEMRRPVKKVVIDEDAHRLPSIAEKQCS; via the coding sequence ATGAAGGAACAGAAAGTGATCGTCTTTTTACCAGCGTATAACGAAGAACAATCGATTGGCGAAGTCATTCGCAAGATCCCTCGCCATTTTCATCCTTGTGTGGATGTGAAAGTGTTAGTCATTGATGACGGTTCGACCGATAAAACAGTAGCAGTCGCAAAAGAAGCAGGCGCTGATTACATTTATCAAATGCCAGAAAACCGTGGACTTGGTGCCGCTGTACGCCAAGGATTGCGGGAATGTCTCCGCCTCGGTGCGGATATCGGCGTTATGATTGATGCGGACAATGAATATCCGGCAGAACAAATCCCGGATTTGCTTGCTCCGATTTTTGAGGGAGAAGCGGACTATACGATGGGTTCGCGCTTTCTTGGCACGATTCGCGGGATGAAATGGCATCGCCGTCTTGGCAATTATTTCTTTACGTTTCTGCAATCGCTTCTTCTTCGCACATGGATTTATGACGGGCAATCCGGAATGCGGGCTTTTTCGCGGCAAGCGATGGAACATGCGGAAATCATCCATGATTATAACTACGCACAAGTGCTTACGTTAAATTTAGTCCGCAAAGGGTTTCGCATAAAAGAAGTACCGATTCGCTATCAGGTGCGGACAACGGGGCAGTCATTTATTAAATTTCGCGCCTATGTCACGGCCGTTCTCCCAGCAATTTGGAAAGAAATGCGGCGGCCGGTGAAAAAAGTAGTGATTGATGAAGATGCCCATCGCCTTCCAAGCATAGCGGAAAAACAATGTTCGTAG
- the sdhB gene encoding succinate dehydrogenase iron-sulfur subunit, whose product MSEKKTVRFIVTRQDRPDSAPYEEEFEIPYRPNMNVISALMEIRRNPVNAKGQKTTPVVWEMNCLEEVCGACSMVINGKPRQACTALIDQLEQPIRLEPMRTFPVVRDLQVDRSRMFDSLKKVKAWIPIDGTYDLGPGPRMPERKRQWAYELSKCMTCGVCLEACPNVNSKSNFIGPAPLSQVRLFNAHPTGAMHKAERLRAIMGDGGLANCGNSQNCVQSCPKGIPLTTSIAALNRETTIQMFRDFFGSDEV is encoded by the coding sequence ATGAGCGAGAAAAAAACGGTTCGATTTATTGTAACACGTCAAGATCGTCCTGATTCTGCGCCATACGAAGAAGAATTTGAAATCCCGTACCGTCCAAATATGAACGTCATTTCTGCGCTGATGGAAATTCGCCGCAATCCGGTGAACGCCAAAGGGCAAAAAACAACTCCAGTTGTATGGGAAATGAACTGTCTTGAGGAAGTATGCGGCGCTTGTTCGATGGTCATTAACGGCAAACCGCGGCAAGCGTGTACGGCGTTAATTGATCAGTTAGAGCAGCCAATCCGTTTGGAGCCAATGCGCACGTTCCCAGTTGTGCGCGACTTACAAGTCGACCGCAGCCGCATGTTTGATTCGCTGAAAAAAGTAAAAGCATGGATTCCGATTGATGGAACGTACGACTTAGGCCCTGGTCCGCGCATGCCAGAACGAAAACGGCAATGGGCATACGAACTGTCGAAATGTATGACATGCGGCGTATGTTTAGAAGCATGTCCAAACGTCAACAGCAAATCCAACTTTATCGGCCCAGCTCCGCTGTCACAAGTTCGTCTCTTTAATGCCCATCCGACAGGCGCGATGCATAAAGCAGAGCGGCTGAGAGCAATCATGGGAGACGGCGGTTTGGCGAACTGCGGCAACTCGCAAAACTGTGTGCAATCCTGTCCAAAAGGTATTCCGCTCACGACGTCCATTGCCGCGCTAAACCGTGAAACAACGATTCAAATGTTCCGTGATTTCTTTGGAAGTGATGAAGTATAA
- a CDS encoding succinate dehydrogenase cytochrome b558 subunit, with protein sequence MAGNREFYYRRLHSLLGVIPVGVFLVQHLVVNHFATRGPEAFNRAASFMDNLPFRYLLEIFVIFLPLLFHAIYGLYIAFTAKFNVGNYGYFRNWMFMLQRITGIITLIFVTWHVYETRVQAAFGAEVNYEMMANIVDNPVMLGFYIVGILSTVFHFANGLWSFCVSWGLTVSPRSQQVFTYLTMIIFVALSIVGIRAILAFA encoded by the coding sequence ATGGCAGGAAATCGCGAATTTTATTACCGTCGGCTCCATTCACTGTTAGGAGTCATTCCAGTAGGAGTCTTTTTAGTACAACATTTAGTCGTAAACCATTTTGCGACGAGAGGACCAGAGGCGTTTAACCGGGCGGCTTCTTTTATGGACAATTTACCGTTCCGCTATTTGCTAGAAATATTCGTTATTTTCCTTCCACTGCTGTTCCACGCCATTTACGGCCTTTATATCGCTTTTACAGCGAAATTTAATGTCGGAAATTACGGATATTTCCGTAACTGGATGTTTATGTTACAGCGGATCACCGGAATTATCACATTAATTTTTGTGACATGGCATGTGTATGAAACGCGCGTTCAAGCTGCGTTTGGAGCGGAAGTAAACTACGAAATGATGGCCAATATCGTGGACAATCCGGTTATGCTTGGCTTTTATATTGTCGGAATTTTGTCAACGGTTTTCCACTTTGCCAACGGTTTATGGTCTTTCTGCGTAAGCTGGGGGTTAACGGTGTCTCCTCGTTCACAACAAGTTTTCACTTACTTAACGATGATTATTTTTGTCGCACTTTCCATTGTCGGCATTCGTGCCATTTTAGCATTTGCCTGA
- a CDS encoding helix-turn-helix domain-containing protein encodes MKDKSFQPKSLLTKREKEVFELLVQDKTTKEIAQELFISEKTVRNHISNAMQKLGVKGRSQAVIELLRMGELEL; translated from the coding sequence TTGAAGGACAAATCGTTTCAACCAAAGTCGTTGCTGACAAAAAGAGAGAAAGAGGTATTTGAATTATTAGTACAAGATAAGACGACAAAGGAAATTGCGCAAGAATTGTTTATTAGCGAAAAAACGGTTCGCAACCACATTTCGAATGCAATGCAAAAGCTTGGAGTAAAGGGGCGCTCGCAAGCTGTTATTGAATTGCTTCGAATGGGGGAGCTTGAACTATAA